One Flavobacterium sp. 90 DNA segment encodes these proteins:
- a CDS encoding GNAT family N-acetyltransferase, producing the protein MESKVEIRKVEKQDLDFVYKAICELENEVLDFEIFTGIFSENISNSKNVYLIAKNENEGLGFISFHTQNLLHHCGLVGEIQEFFIHQKYRGQGVGKQLIEKIMNYADQNNLKSIEVTTNKRRVENVLIYENLGFGLTHNKFTIYK; encoded by the coding sequence ATGGAATCAAAAGTTGAAATTAGAAAAGTAGAAAAACAAGACTTAGATTTTGTGTACAAAGCAATCTGCGAACTCGAAAATGAAGTTTTGGATTTTGAAATTTTCACGGGAATATTCAGTGAAAACATTTCGAATTCAAAGAATGTTTATCTAATTGCCAAAAATGAAAACGAAGGTTTAGGTTTTATTAGTTTTCATACTCAAAATCTTCTTCATCATTGCGGATTAGTTGGCGAAATTCAGGAGTTTTTTATCCATCAGAAATATCGCGGTCAAGGCGTTGGAAAACAATTGATCGAAAAAATCATGAATTATGCTGATCAAAATAACCTGAAAAGCATCGAGGTTACAACAAATAAAAGACGAGTAGAAAACGTGCTGATTTACGAAAATCTTGGTTTTGGATTAACGCATAATAAGTTTACGATTTATAAGTAG
- a CDS encoding polymer-forming cytoskeletal protein, producing the protein MHNSVFKLITIKEVKLQYPFLLDHEGFDYFEEWNDDDFFLLANQDVNYEGDFYLDLYEEKQKKWLSNILNLPLKEIDAIRIEGILVNGNIFTNGTIINAEGDYGPYVFISGNVTCQSLLLGGSYVEINGNVKAKEVVMTSYNHGNFKCSGVIDSPVFIVEDHYTTFAERKNDLFYYNDRANDFDSKNDCEYDDDSDEDIISIELRKHLNNPLIETFEELKRELEKGELVLKQSNPAAKTFAYWEYRVESNYRDLKLVPPEFKTKELCDLALNTTFHALPFVNKEFITQELCERLVDKDGFAIQKIPDEFITKELCLKAAKSGTLISLIPKEFYSEELILTTFKNGKHEPNINDVPSEFITENLLEEYIKIGKGLWLDKVCKENGIDKSSILKSVIDSGIGNLDPVFGNHFSKEVVDYAASVYNNEGNISEWNNYVRKYKVKFERLDLNNYLV; encoded by the coding sequence ATGCACAATTCAGTTTTTAAATTAATAACCATAAAAGAAGTTAAATTGCAATATCCGTTTCTATTGGATCATGAAGGATTTGATTATTTTGAAGAATGGAATGATGACGATTTCTTTCTTTTAGCAAATCAGGATGTAAATTATGAAGGTGATTTTTATCTAGATCTTTATGAAGAAAAACAAAAGAAATGGCTTTCGAATATTTTAAATCTGCCCTTAAAAGAAATTGATGCAATAAGGATCGAAGGAATTCTTGTAAATGGAAATATCTTCACAAACGGAACCATAATAAATGCAGAAGGAGATTACGGACCTTATGTTTTTATTAGCGGAAATGTAACTTGTCAAAGCTTATTATTAGGCGGTTCTTATGTCGAAATAAACGGAAATGTAAAAGCCAAAGAAGTGGTTATGACTTCATACAATCACGGAAATTTTAAATGTTCCGGTGTTATTGATTCTCCGGTTTTTATAGTCGAAGATCATTACACCACTTTTGCTGAGCGAAAAAACGATTTGTTTTATTATAATGACAGAGCAAATGATTTTGACTCAAAAAATGACTGTGAATATGATGATGATTCTGATGAAGATATTATTTCGATAGAATTGCGCAAACATCTGAATAATCCATTAATTGAAACTTTTGAAGAATTAAAACGGGAGTTAGAAAAAGGCGAATTGGTTTTGAAACAAAGTAATCCTGCTGCTAAAACTTTTGCATATTGGGAATATAGAGTTGAATCAAATTATAGAGATTTGAAGTTAGTTCCGCCTGAATTCAAAACCAAAGAATTGTGCGATTTGGCTTTGAATACTACATTTCATGCTTTGCCATTTGTCAATAAGGAATTTATTACGCAGGAACTTTGTGAAAGATTAGTTGATAAAGACGGATTTGCGATTCAGAAAATTCCGGATGAGTTTATAACAAAAGAACTTTGCTTAAAAGCGGCGAAAAGCGGAACCTTAATTTCGCTTATTCCAAAGGAATTTTATTCGGAAGAATTGATTTTAACAACATTTAAAAACGGAAAACACGAACCGAATATAAATGATGTTCCTTCTGAATTTATTACCGAAAATTTGCTCGAAGAATATATAAAAATCGGTAAAGGATTATGGCTGGATAAGGTTTGTAAAGAAAACGGAATTGATAAATCATCAATATTAAAAAGTGTAATTGATTCCGGAATAGGAAATCTTGATCCGGTTTTTGGAAATCATTTTAGTAAAGAAGTGGTTGATTATGCCGCTTCTGTTTATAATAATGAAGGAAATATATCGGAATGGAATAATTATGTTCGAAAATATAAGGTTAAATTCGAACGTCTTGATTTGAATAATTATTTAGTATAA
- a CDS encoding ATP-binding protein has translation MIETVEITDEQKDKILLLSENHFNDLKSKDISPAKLTKTISAFSNAVGGDLYIGIDENDVDGKKVRSWRGFADEEEANGHIQIFEKLFPVGDYYSYSFLSNVKETGLVLQVSVKKTLHIVTASDGSVYKRRSAQSLKLTTEAELKRLELDKGLASFEDISLNIPLESVTDSYIIYEFMTEVVPTIEPLPWLRKQLLIRNNLPTVAANLLYSDIPQAALPKQSGIKIYRYKTKDAEGARESLVFDPISIEGPIYNQIYEAVATTKRIIEEEKVLRETGLEDLRYPDKALHEITTNAVLHRDYSLASDIHIRIFDNRIEILSPGSLPGHVTEANILDEQFARNGNLVRLVNKFPNPPNKDVGEGLNTAFNEVSELRLKKPIIKELDNAVIVIISHEPLASPEKIVMEYLETNFEIHNKTARELTGIKSPDSMKSVFYKLRDKGLLEKNPDLTKNGINSTWIKKE, from the coding sequence ATGATAGAAACAGTAGAGATAACTGATGAGCAAAAGGATAAAATTCTTCTTTTAAGTGAAAACCATTTTAACGATCTGAAATCAAAAGACATTTCACCAGCTAAATTAACCAAAACAATTTCAGCTTTTTCTAATGCAGTTGGAGGAGATCTTTATATTGGTATAGACGAAAATGATGTTGATGGAAAAAAAGTAAGAAGTTGGAGAGGTTTTGCCGATGAAGAAGAAGCAAATGGACATATTCAAATTTTTGAAAAATTGTTTCCTGTTGGGGATTATTATTCATATTCATTTCTTTCAAATGTAAAAGAAACTGGTCTAGTTTTACAAGTATCCGTTAAAAAGACTCTTCATATAGTTACTGCATCTGATGGAAGTGTTTACAAAAGACGTTCGGCACAAAGTTTAAAACTTACAACTGAAGCAGAATTAAAAAGACTTGAATTGGATAAAGGATTAGCAAGTTTTGAAGATATTTCATTAAATATACCTTTAGAATCAGTTACTGATTCATATATAATATATGAGTTTATGACAGAAGTTGTTCCAACTATTGAGCCTCTTCCTTGGTTGAGGAAACAATTGTTAATAAGAAATAATCTTCCAACCGTTGCGGCGAACTTATTGTATTCAGATATCCCTCAGGCTGCATTGCCAAAACAAAGCGGAATAAAAATATATCGTTATAAGACTAAAGATGCAGAGGGAGCAAGAGAAAGTCTTGTTTTTGATCCAATATCAATTGAAGGGCCAATTTATAATCAAATATATGAAGCGGTTGCAACAACTAAACGAATAATTGAAGAAGAGAAAGTTCTTAGGGAAACGGGATTAGAAGATTTACGATATCCAGATAAGGCTCTTCATGAAATTACGACAAACGCTGTTTTACATAGAGATTACAGTTTAGCTTCTGATATACATATAAGAATATTTGATAATCGAATCGAAATATTGAGTCCAGGTTCGCTTCCTGGTCATGTTACTGAAGCGAATATTTTAGATGAACAATTTGCGAGAAATGGAAATCTTGTTCGTCTGGTAAATAAGTTTCCAAACCCACCAAATAAAGATGTTGGAGAGGGATTAAACACGGCATTTAATGAAGTAAGTGAATTAAGACTCAAAAAACCGATCATTAAAGAGCTTGATAATGCTGTTATAGTCATAATTAGCCATGAGCCACTTGCTTCGCCAGAAAAAATAGTAATGGAGTATTTGGAGACAAATTTCGAAATTCATAACAAAACGGCAAGAGAATTGACAGGAATAAAATCACCTGACTCAATGAAAAGCGTATTTTATAAATTACGAGATAAAGGGTTGCTAGAAAAAAATCCTGATTTAACAAAAAATGGAATAAACTCTACATGGATTAAAAAGGAGTAA
- a CDS encoding bacteriocin, which yields MKNLQKLSELQKLSKEELKSINGGAVKCVPYPICAGDEVSYFGRNICGWYLYKTASDSICMEYNL from the coding sequence ATGAAAAATTTACAAAAATTATCAGAATTGCAAAAACTATCAAAAGAAGAATTGAAATCAATCAACGGTGGAGCTGTAAAATGTGTACCATATCCGATATGTGCAGGTGACGAAGTTTCTTATTTTGGAAGAAACATTTGTGGCTGGTATTTATACAAAACAGCATCAGATAGCATCTGTATGGAATACAATTTGTAA
- a CDS encoding nuclear transport factor 2 family protein — MIERERVIKNYVEGYNTFDINKMTADFIDDIVFENIQNGEVNMTLIGIDEFREQAENAKSYFSSRVQTITVFNHFESKTEIEIDYYAVLAMDFPNGMKTGDELNLKGKSVFEISEGKILKLTDIS, encoded by the coding sequence ATGATTGAAAGAGAAAGAGTAATTAAGAATTACGTTGAAGGTTACAATACATTTGATATTAATAAAATGACTGCTGATTTTATTGATGATATTGTTTTTGAAAACATTCAGAATGGTGAAGTAAATATGACTTTAATCGGAATAGATGAATTTAGAGAACAGGCAGAAAATGCAAAATCTTACTTTTCGAGCAGAGTACAAACAATTACTGTATTCAATCATTTTGAATCCAAAACCGAGATAGAAATTGATTATTATGCGGTTTTGGCAATGGATTTCCCTAACGGAATGAAAACCGGTGATGAATTAAACTTGAAAGGAAAATCTGTTTTTGAGATTTCAGAGGGTAAAATTTTGAAATTGACTGATATTAGCTAA
- a CDS encoding alpha/beta fold hydrolase: MKQIFLLVFLMVFGNTFAQTEGYSTNNDSSKTYYKVFGKGEPLLIINGGPGMNSNGFESMAKTLAETQETIIYDQRGTGKSKLTALNSKTISMKIMADDIESLRKHLKIKKWNILGHSFGGMLASYYATIYPNSINKLVLSSSGGVDLTLLKTENLIERNLTKVEKDSLDYWNAKIAKGDTSHTAALGRGRALAPAYVYDQKYVPIIAERLTQGNSKINGLLWDDMQKIKFDCKAKLKTFKNPVLIIQGKEDVISNQIGELANKTFPNSKLILLENCRHYGWLDAKEKYFTDVNSFLKS, translated from the coding sequence ATGAAACAGATTTTTCTACTGGTTTTCCTAATGGTTTTTGGAAACACTTTTGCTCAAACCGAAGGTTATTCGACAAACAATGATTCGAGTAAAACGTATTATAAAGTATTCGGAAAAGGCGAACCACTTTTGATCATCAATGGCGGTCCGGGAATGAACAGTAATGGTTTTGAAAGTATGGCTAAAACTCTGGCCGAAACTCAGGAAACTATTATTTATGATCAACGCGGAACCGGTAAATCAAAATTAACAGCGCTGAATTCCAAAACTATTTCGATGAAAATAATGGCGGATGATATTGAGTCTTTAAGAAAACATCTGAAAATTAAAAAATGGAATATTCTTGGACATTCTTTTGGCGGAATGTTGGCGTCTTATTATGCGACAATTTATCCAAATAGCATTAATAAATTAGTTCTTTCATCGTCTGGCGGAGTTGATTTGACTTTGCTGAAAACAGAAAATCTTATCGAAAGAAATTTGACTAAAGTCGAAAAAGATTCTTTGGATTATTGGAATGCTAAAATTGCAAAAGGCGACACTTCACACACAGCCGCACTTGGCCGAGGAAGAGCTTTGGCGCCAGCTTATGTTTACGACCAGAAATATGTTCCAATTATCGCAGAAAGATTAACACAAGGAAATTCTAAAATAAACGGATTACTTTGGGATGATATGCAAAAAATCAAATTTGATTGTAAAGCAAAGCTGAAAACCTTCAAAAATCCTGTTCTGATTATTCAGGGAAAAGAAGATGTAATTAGCAATCAAATTGGAGAATTGGCGAATAAAACCTTTCCAAATTCAAAACTAATCTTACTTGAAAATTGCAGGCATTACGGATGGCTTGACGCAAAAGAAAAGTATTTTACGGATGTTAATTCCTTTTTAAAATCATAA
- a CDS encoding GNAT family N-acetyltransferase, with product MTIQKANPDDHEILTVITKKSKAYWGYSNEQIENWSQFLTVSKEYIEKNSVFNLVDNDKIIGYYSFFHESENTIKLDNLFVLPDFIGKGFGKILMDDFLIRIKNEDAQKVILDSEPNAEEFYSKFGFVKIGQIETSIKDRFMPIMELLLEKV from the coding sequence ATGACCATACAAAAAGCAAACCCAGACGACCACGAAATCTTAACCGTAATAACAAAAAAATCAAAAGCATATTGGGGATATTCAAACGAACAAATCGAAAATTGGTCGCAATTCCTGACGGTTTCAAAAGAATATATCGAGAAGAATTCGGTTTTTAATTTAGTCGATAACGATAAAATTATTGGATATTATTCATTCTTCCACGAAAGTGAAAATACTATAAAACTTGATAACCTTTTTGTTTTGCCTGATTTTATTGGCAAAGGATTCGGGAAAATATTAATGGATGATTTTCTTATTCGAATAAAAAACGAAGACGCTCAAAAAGTGATTCTTGATTCGGAACCAAATGCAGAAGAATTTTATTCTAAATTCGGGTTTGTAAAAATTGGGCAAATCGAGACTTCTATTAAAGATCGATTTATGCCAATAATGGAGTTGTTATTAGAAAAAGTTTAA
- a CDS encoding ferritin — protein MKDLLRTSTSLVEGIENILNLQAKLESDASNKYLAMAAWLDRNGYANTASYMYKQAEEEREHFLKVFKYITDMGGIAVTPSVPEVQQEFASFREVFEIALQNEIAVTQAINKVIAKCRAENDYATEDFMMWYVAEQREEEKNARRALELFELINGNEADGKFQLDVQISKIG, from the coding sequence ATGAAAGATTTACTAAGAACAAGTACTTCATTAGTTGAAGGAATCGAAAATATATTGAACTTACAGGCAAAATTAGAAAGCGATGCTTCTAATAAATATTTAGCTATGGCTGCATGGTTAGATAGAAATGGTTATGCAAATACAGCATCTTATATGTACAAGCAAGCCGAAGAAGAAAGAGAGCACTTTCTAAAAGTTTTCAAATATATTACAGACATGGGAGGGATTGCAGTTACGCCATCTGTTCCGGAAGTGCAGCAAGAATTTGCTTCTTTTAGAGAAGTATTTGAAATTGCTTTGCAAAACGAAATTGCAGTTACTCAGGCAATCAATAAAGTAATCGCAAAATGTAGAGCTGAGAATGATTATGCTACAGAAGATTTTATGATGTGGTATGTGGCTGAGCAAAGAGAAGAGGAGAAAAACGCAAGAAGAGCTTTAGAGCTTTTTGAACTAATCAACGGAAACGAAGCTGACGGCAAATTCCAATTGGATGTTCAGATTTCAAAAATCGGATAA
- a CDS encoding helix-turn-helix transcriptional regulator, with product MSTEIKPKHIGRNISRIRELRDMKQEALAISIGVSQQTISSIEGSESVDDEKLKAIAEALGVTPEIIKNFSEDAVFNIIGNTYNDNASSAINLGCTFNPFDKLLEAFDKNEKLYERLVEAEKEKVALLEKLLDKK from the coding sequence ATGAGCACAGAAATAAAACCAAAACATATTGGGCGCAACATAAGCCGAATTAGAGAGCTTAGAGATATGAAACAGGAAGCACTTGCGATTTCGATTGGCGTAAGTCAACAAACCATCTCGAGTATTGAAGGAAGCGAAAGCGTTGACGACGAAAAACTTAAAGCAATTGCCGAAGCATTAGGAGTTACGCCTGAAATAATAAAAAACTTTTCTGAAGATGCTGTTTTTAATATTATTGGAAATACATATAACGACAATGCTTCTTCTGCAATTAATTTAGGTTGCACTTTTAATCCATTTGATAAACTTCTTGAAGCTTTTGATAAAAATGAAAAACTTTATGAAAGATTGGTTGAAGCTGAAAAAGAAAAAGTTGCTCTTTTAGAAAAGTTACTTGATAAGAAATAA
- a CDS encoding aminopeptidase P family protein: MKYHQINSALFVKNRRKFTAEMKPNSVAVFNSNDIYPVSADSTLPFAQHRDIFYLSGVDQEESILLLFPDAPYESQKEILFLKETNDHIAVWEGEKLSKERAFQVSGIRTVYWLQDFHKVLNEMMTYADTMYINTNEHYRATVETETREARFVKWWKERYPAHNVAKSNPILQRIRSVKESEEIDLIQQACDITEKGFRRLLSFVKPNVTEYEIEAELIHEFIRNRSKGFAYTPIIASGNNANVLHYIENNQQCKAGDLILLDVAAEYANYSSDMTRTIPVSGRFSERQKAVYNAVLRVKNEATKMLAPGTLWKQYHIEVGKIMTSELLGLGLIDKADVQNENPEWPAYKKYFMHGTSHHMGLDTHDYGLLHEPMKANMVFTVEPGIYIPEEKFGIRLEDNVVVQEKGEPFNLMRNIPIEVDEIESLMNS; the protein is encoded by the coding sequence ATGAAATATCATCAAATAAACAGCGCTCTTTTTGTAAAAAATCGCAGAAAATTCACGGCAGAAATGAAACCTAATTCGGTTGCCGTTTTTAACTCAAATGACATTTACCCAGTTAGCGCAGATAGTACTTTGCCGTTTGCACAACACAGAGATATTTTTTATCTAAGTGGTGTTGATCAGGAAGAAAGTATTTTGCTTTTGTTTCCGGATGCGCCTTATGAAAGCCAAAAAGAAATTCTTTTCCTGAAAGAAACTAACGATCATATCGCGGTTTGGGAAGGTGAAAAACTAAGTAAAGAACGTGCTTTTCAGGTTTCGGGAATTAGAACGGTTTATTGGTTGCAGGATTTTCATAAAGTTTTGAACGAAATGATGACGTATGCAGATACGATGTACATTAACACAAACGAACATTATCGCGCAACTGTTGAAACTGAAACTCGCGAAGCTCGTTTTGTAAAATGGTGGAAAGAACGTTATCCAGCGCATAATGTGGCTAAAAGCAATCCGATTTTACAACGCATTCGTTCTGTAAAAGAAAGCGAAGAAATCGATTTGATTCAGCAAGCATGTGATATTACTGAGAAAGGTTTTCGTAGATTACTATCATTCGTGAAACCAAATGTTACTGAATACGAAATCGAAGCTGAATTGATTCACGAATTCATCCGTAACCGTTCTAAAGGTTTTGCTTATACACCAATTATTGCTTCGGGAAATAATGCGAATGTTTTGCATTATATCGAAAACAATCAGCAATGTAAAGCCGGAGATTTAATTTTGTTAGACGTTGCGGCAGAATATGCAAATTATTCAAGCGATATGACGAGAACGATTCCGGTTTCGGGAAGATTTTCTGAGCGTCAAAAAGCAGTTTATAATGCTGTTTTAAGAGTTAAAAATGAAGCTACAAAAATGTTGGCTCCCGGAACTCTTTGGAAACAATATCATATTGAAGTTGGTAAAATCATGACTTCGGAATTACTTGGTTTAGGATTAATCGATAAAGCCGATGTTCAGAACGAAAACCCGGAATGGCCAGCTTACAAAAAATATTTCATGCACGGAACTTCTCACCACATGGGACTTGACACGCACGATTATGGATTGCTTCACGAACCTATGAAAGCCAATATGGTTTTTACGGTTGAACCTGGAATTTATATTCCGGAGGAGAAATTCGGAATTCGTTTAGAAGACAATGTTGTCGTTCAGGAAAAAGGAGAACCTTTTAACTTGATGCGCAATATTCCAATTGAAGTTGATGAAATCGAAAGCTTAATGAACTCATAA